The Methanopyrus kandleri AV19 DNA segment CCCGGGCCGGTGAAGACGGACGACGTCACGATGTGCGGAGAAGGTGTTACAATGGCTTCATCTCATGAGCTAGAGGCGACATGGCATCTCCGATCGATAGACCGTGTCTTTCGTACACCGACCAACTGTTAGGCGTGAAAGGGAAGCCCGACGATCCTGGTATCACCTCACAGGCGAGCCGGGCCCACGTCAGGGTGGCCCTCACGGCGCCCCATACCCGCCTCCCGGGTCAACGCCTCCGGCTTTTCGAGCATTTTCACGACGTTAAGCGCGTGTTCTTCCGCCCTCTTCACCGCCAGCTCGTGGAGCTCCCGTTCGTCTTCCGCCTCGTCCTCGTGCACGAACACCTCGATGATGTGCGTGTTGGTGAGCAGCTGCGCCAATATCAGCCCCATAGAGGCGACCATCGCGCACTGTTTGTCGATCTCGGTGGGACCGGGCATACCGAAGGCCATGACCAGATCGCAACCTTCCTCCTCGATCAGTCGCTTGCAAGCCACCGGCAGATCCTTTATCCCGGGTACCGTGTATCTGGGAGTCTCGACCCCGGGTAGGTGCTCTTTCAAGACCTTCTCCGCGACGGAGGCCATGTCGACCCGGGCGAAGGTCGTGTCCGCCAGTCCGACTTTATATCGGGTCACCGGTCATCACCCCAAGCTTCGGACCGAGAGGGGTCGGGTTTGAGAACCTTGGAAGCGTCGAGGCGTAAGACGGCGTTCGCGCAGGCACTCAGCGCGCAAAGGGTCCCCCTACCCGTACCCGCGGGAGTGACTACCTCCGGGTACTCCTCCACCTTGAGCCGGACGCCACCCTCCGTTTCGGTCAGACGCTGGAGCACCACGTTCCCCAGTGCGCTTATGGGCTTACCCACCCAACAGTGCTTCAAGGGACATTCGTCACAGTAGGCTCGGAGCAATCGCTTGGAGCGTTCCGACCCGTACCCGGCCTTCAACTCAGCCCGGACGATCGCGTAGGCCACACAGCATCCCCGGTTGGTGATACTCCGGTTCGCCAGCTTAAGGGTCGCGAAGGCTATCCCGCGACGGACCCTCACGCTGTTCACGACGCCGTCCTCGGCCTTCACTTTACCCGTGTTGGGAGCGTCGGCGAGCTCACGCTTCAGCTCGCGGTACACCTGGGGATGCCGCACCGCCGCCAAGGCCAGTGCGCAGGCCGGACAGTAGGAAACGTAATCCGATTTCGAGCCGTCATAGCGTATTTCCACCTCGGAACCGAGACCGCGACGTCGAACTATTACGGTACCCCCTCCTCCGAGGATAATTCGAGCTGCGACTCTGTCGACCGTCAGCACCCTTCCATAGCCGAATACCCGCGCCAGCCGTCTCATGTCGCGCTCCGGAGTGAGGACTTCGGAGAGCCTTTCTTCCCACCCTTCCGGGTAGACCCCAGATTTTATCAGAGACTCGAGTATCGCCGGCGCCCAGGTGACGTCGCGACCTTCGGTCACCGACCCGTCCGGACCGATAAGGCGGGCTCTCACACCCAGCCGCTCCTCGAGGCACTCCACCCTATATCCCGACCACGATAGGACCTCCAGGGTAGCGTGTGCGATACCGCACGCTCCCTCTCTCGGATCGAGAACGCGTTCAATTTGGTTGCGGATCCCCTCCAACAGGCATACCACCTCTTCGGGGGATGTACCATGTTCGACCCGAAAAAGTTCGTCGAAGAGGCTATCGAGGAGTTACGCCGGGAGATAGGGGATAGGAAAGCCATCATCGCCGTATCCGGCGGCGTCGATAGCACCACCGCCGCCGTTTTAACACATCGGGCCATCGGGAGCCACCTGGTGTGCGTGTTCGTCGATC contains these protein-coding regions:
- the ribC gene encoding riboflavin synthase gives rise to the protein MTRYKVGLADTTFARVDMASVAEKVLKEHLPGVETPRYTVPGIKDLPVACKRLIEEEGCDLVMAFGMPGPTEIDKQCAMVASMGLILAQLLTNTHIIEVFVHEDEAEDERELHELAVKRAEEHALNVVKMLEKPEALTREAGMGRREGHPDVGPARL